The following coding sequences are from one Treponema bryantii window:
- a CDS encoding mannitol dehydrogenase family protein — protein sequence MKLTKDGIKNTAEWESKGYSLPKFDRAAVEAATKAEPFWIHFGAGNIFRAFQANVVQNLLNDGVLDRGLVVAEGYDYEIIEKMYRPHDNIGALVTLKSSGSVEKTVVGSIMEALAADSDNEADWARLCEIFRAPSLQMVTFTITEKGYLLRNAAGVMMPGVEEDFAQGPVLPKSYIGKVVTLLHERYVNGELPVAMVSMDNCSHNGDKLYAAVNEFAKEWETRGVCKPGFLDYVNNASKVSFPWTMIDKITPRPDAKIEKILADDGIEQLEPVITSKKTYVAPFVNAEECQYLVIEDSFPNGRPELEKAGLYFTDRATVDKVEKMKVCTCLNPLHTFLAVSGCLLGYTLIADEMKDEDLLRLVKRLGYEEGLPVVVDPGIIKPREFIDEVVNIRIPNPFMPDTPQRIACDTSQKLSIRFGETIKGYLGRSDLHVADLKVVPLVFALWLRYLTGIGDDGNPFELSPDPLLDECRKYVPGNIDSLLHRAEIFGVDLFEAGLADKVKEYFAKLNCGKGTVRKTLKEI from the coding sequence ATGAAACTTACTAAAGACGGAATAAAAAATACAGCAGAGTGGGAGAGCAAAGGTTATTCTCTTCCAAAATTTGATCGTGCAGCTGTTGAGGCTGCAACTAAGGCAGAGCCATTCTGGATTCATTTTGGTGCGGGTAATATTTTCCGTGCATTCCAGGCTAATGTTGTTCAGAATCTTTTGAATGACGGTGTGCTTGACCGTGGTCTTGTTGTAGCTGAAGGCTATGATTATGAGATTATCGAAAAGATGTACCGCCCTCACGATAATATTGGTGCTCTTGTAACGCTTAAGAGCAGCGGTTCGGTTGAAAAAACTGTTGTTGGCTCTATCATGGAAGCACTTGCTGCTGATTCTGACAATGAGGCTGACTGGGCTCGTCTTTGTGAGATTTTCCGTGCGCCTTCACTTCAGATGGTTACTTTCACTATTACAGAAAAGGGATACCTTCTTCGCAATGCAGCCGGTGTTATGATGCCTGGAGTTGAAGAAGATTTTGCTCAGGGACCTGTACTGCCTAAATCATATATTGGAAAGGTTGTGACTCTTCTTCATGAGCGTTATGTAAACGGTGAACTTCCAGTTGCTATGGTGAGCATGGATAACTGCTCTCATAACGGAGATAAACTTTATGCTGCTGTAAACGAGTTTGCAAAAGAGTGGGAGACACGTGGTGTTTGTAAGCCAGGTTTCCTTGACTATGTAAACAATGCTTCGAAAGTAAGTTTCCCATGGACTATGATTGATAAAATCACTCCACGACCTGATGCAAAAATCGAAAAGATTCTCGCTGATGACGGAATCGAACAGCTGGAGCCTGTAATCACTTCTAAGAAAACTTATGTTGCTCCTTTTGTAAATGCAGAAGAGTGTCAGTATCTTGTAATTGAAGACAGCTTCCCTAACGGTCGCCCGGAGCTTGAAAAGGCTGGTTTGTATTTTACAGACCGTGCAACTGTAGACAAGGTTGAAAAGATGAAGGTTTGTACTTGTCTGAATCCTCTTCATACTTTCCTTGCTGTAAGCGGTTGTCTTCTCGGCTACACCTTGATTGCAGATGAAATGAAGGATGAAGATTTGCTTCGTCTTGTAAAACGCCTTGGCTACGAAGAAGGGCTTCCTGTTGTTGTTGATCCTGGAATTATTAAGCCTCGTGAGTTTATCGATGAGGTTGTAAATATCCGTATTCCAAATCCTTTTATGCCGGATACTCCACAGCGCATTGCCTGTGATACTTCTCAGAAATTGAGTATTCGTTTTGGTGAGACTATTAAGGGCTACCTTGGTCGCAGCGACCTCCACGTTGCAGACCTTAAGGTGGTTCCTCTTGTATTTGCTTTGTGGCTGCGCTATCTTACAGGAATTGGTGATGATGGTAATCCGTTTGAACTTAGTCCTGATCCATTACTGGATGAGTGCAGAAAGTATGTGCCGGGAAACATTGATTCGTTGTTACACCGTGCAGAGATTTTCGGTGTAGACCTGTTTGAAGCTGGCCTTGCTGATAAGGTAAAGGAATATTTTGCAAAATTAAATTGCGGTAAGGGTACTGTTCGAAAAACTCTAAAAGAGATATAA
- the uxuA gene encoding mannonate dehydratase has product MEMTLRWYGTGFDSVTLQQIRQVPGVHGVITTLYDSVPGDAWELSAIQKIKKEVQDAGLKIAGIESVNIHDDIKIGGGDRDKYIENYIKTLERLGQEDIHMVCYNFMPVFDWTRSELARVCEDGSTVLAYNSKAIDGVKPEEMFASIDKDSNGFILPGWEPERMARVKELFQMYKEVDEEKLFNNLVYFLKAIMPVCDKYNIDMAIHPDDPAWPVFGLPRIITSQDKVCRMLKAVDNPHNGLTFCTGSYGTNRKNDLCEFIKAAQGRIHFAHVRNLKFNTAIDDPVLDFQESAHLSSTGSFDMFKIVKTLYETGFDGIIRPDHGRMIWGEKAMPGYGLYDRALGATYLQGLWEACEKTIDRSNVKLYR; this is encoded by the coding sequence ATGGAAATGACTTTACGTTGGTACGGAACAGGTTTTGATTCCGTTACTTTGCAGCAGATTCGTCAGGTGCCTGGGGTACATGGCGTTATTACAACTTTGTATGATTCTGTTCCTGGTGATGCATGGGAACTTTCTGCTATTCAGAAGATTAAGAAGGAAGTGCAGGATGCTGGGCTTAAGATTGCCGGTATTGAAAGCGTAAATATTCACGACGACATTAAGATTGGTGGTGGCGATCGCGATAAATATATCGAAAACTACATTAAGACATTGGAGCGCCTTGGACAGGAAGATATCCACATGGTTTGCTACAACTTTATGCCTGTTTTCGACTGGACTCGTTCTGAGCTTGCACGCGTTTGCGAAGATGGTTCTACTGTTCTTGCTTACAATTCTAAGGCTATTGATGGTGTAAAACCGGAGGAAATGTTTGCTTCTATCGATAAGGACTCAAACGGATTTATTCTTCCTGGCTGGGAACCTGAGCGTATGGCTCGTGTAAAGGAATTGTTCCAGATGTACAAGGAAGTTGATGAAGAAAAACTTTTCAACAACCTTGTTTACTTCCTTAAGGCTATTATGCCTGTCTGCGATAAATACAATATTGATATGGCTATTCATCCTGATGATCCTGCATGGCCTGTATTCGGCTTGCCTCGTATCATCACTAGTCAGGATAAGGTTTGCCGCATGCTCAAGGCTGTAGACAATCCTCACAACGGTTTGACATTCTGTACAGGTTCGTACGGAACTAACCGAAAAAATGATCTTTGCGAATTTATTAAGGCTGCTCAGGGACGTATTCACTTTGCTCACGTTCGCAACCTTAAGTTTAATACTGCTATTGATGATCCTGTTCTCGACTTCCAGGAGTCTGCTCATCTTTCAAGTACAGGTTCTTTTGATATGTTCAAGATTGTAAAGACTCTTTATGAAACTGGTTTTGATGGAATTATCCGTCCTGACCACGGTCGTATGATCTGGGGCGAAAAGGCTATGCCTGGTTATGGTTTGTATGATCGCGCTCTTGGTGCTACTTACCTTCAGGGACTTTGGGAAGCCTGCGAGAAGACTATTGACCGCAGTAACGTGAAGTTGTACCGATAA
- a CDS encoding biopolymer transporter ExbD: MKLKTKRERIRSNVDMTPMIDIVFQLILFFLVSTTFATLPGIKLNLPQSHTSEATSLKGITITADSNGGLYFNDKEVSMAGLGEELLIFDTGTTKKEEFPVSLEADSEVTNGTIVKIFDVIRESGYCVINLRTTAEK, translated from the coding sequence ATGAAACTAAAAACTAAGCGGGAGCGTATCCGTTCTAACGTTGATATGACTCCTATGATTGATATTGTATTCCAGTTGATTCTTTTCTTCCTGGTTTCTACTACATTTGCAACCTTGCCTGGAATCAAACTGAATCTTCCTCAGAGTCATACTTCTGAAGCTACCAGCCTTAAAGGGATTACAATTACTGCAGACAGCAACGGAGGTCTTTATTTTAATGATAAGGAAGTTTCGATGGCTGGCCTTGGTGAAGAGCTTTTGATTTTTGATACAGGAACAACGAAAAAAGAAGAGTTCCCTGTTTCTCTCGAAGCAGATTCTGAAGTAACAAATGGAACTATCGTAAAGATTTTTGATGTAATTCGCGAAAGCGGTTACTGTGTTATAAATCTGAGGACAACGGCAGAAAAATGA
- a CDS encoding MotA/TolQ/ExbB proton channel family protein: MFQTLKSGGPLMFPIIVCGIIATFIIIERCIYFFNINKRDQKLMSDLDGSLAAGNFEACAVACAQADTPLSQVVKKAMDCRRYEELDLREAVEAEMDFVIPSLEHLLTPLGTIANIATLLGLLGTVTGNIKAFGVLGSGGSMGDPALLAGAIAEALVTTVAGLCVSIPSVIFHNYFVSRVNRRVVEMEARVTSVLLRLTGRVR; this comes from the coding sequence ATGTTTCAGACATTAAAATCAGGTGGACCGTTGATGTTCCCAATTATCGTTTGTGGAATCATTGCGACCTTCATTATCATCGAACGATGTATTTATTTTTTTAATATCAATAAGCGTGATCAGAAACTTATGAGTGATCTTGATGGCTCTCTTGCTGCCGGAAACTTTGAGGCTTGTGCAGTTGCCTGTGCTCAGGCTGATACTCCGCTTTCTCAGGTTGTAAAAAAGGCTATGGATTGCCGCCGTTATGAAGAGCTTGATTTACGTGAAGCTGTAGAAGCAGAAATGGATTTTGTGATTCCTTCTCTTGAGCATCTTTTGACTCCGCTTGGAACTATTGCAAATATCGCTACTTTGCTTGGACTTCTTGGAACTGTAACCGGTAACATTAAGGCATTCGGTGTACTTGGTTCCGGCGGTTCAATGGGTGATCCAGCTCTGCTTGCAGGTGCAATTGCTGAGGCTCTTGTAACTACTGTTGCAGGTCTATGTGTTTCAATTCCATCTGTAATTTTTCATAACTATTTTGTTTCGCGGGTAAACCGACGCGTTGTAGAAATGGAAGCACGTGTAACTTCTGTATTGCTTCGTCTTACCGGAAGAGTTCGCTAA
- a CDS encoding tetratricopeptide repeat protein, giving the protein MKRFITIFLFLITGFCFAQNADTDIQLYNEVCQSFENGFYPGTVSAAEKLQKRFPDSTLIQSALIYKGESLVYMESFDEAVTALESALVQMHSGSSEIIHCNYLLGIAFYNQKKYSAALDKLHFVCSLSLKQKDMRYYADSILYSGRAFYELEKHKDAIPLFEYVVSNGNSFDSAEYSEVLQKLFICYNKTGNPSKTVALFKKLSENDFENAVYMKLFFYYGDACAALKNNKDAYEAYSRVLAGGDEAAAIANDFLIRLAIDEFKAKNYEKTEEYLSKIEINEENENTDLKLFKNLYEAKLLLEKGNPAEAEKKLSGLESAAKKSVADGAADAYYSTLLQCKLQNEKWEEIPGVYGKIKNPAASDKFAVSSYYYKKGQFEKVDSSCGELYASALCKLGRYSEACSEYAKLNSVSFDYALALFRTGRYDQAVKIADAGAAGEKEYLAGLCFINLKKWNNASERFAAYIRQNSNRTDFKKLSLYYKGYAEYNQAEFKNAYSSFVRYCLETQDEPGPYLLRGYEYAVKSALQSGDFKNASVQAANLVRYSQDGEQKQKAVVLSAEIFADYGNYDAAIQLLAPYTNGRDEFAAQSLFMTAKLYERQGKISQADEGFRRIYEGLPRSSYAEESMYRVGEVYYSAGDYSQAYSRFNKYVYKYASGRFSDAAMFYCADCALRLGENDRCVMLNKTLLQKWPASIYAYGANKNLLEAYYKQEEYSQALSVARIMLRDFAQQAADDEIGKRAKELEKIVSGTDRRVAEKETEFNKLGGAGTAAGRNAGTELVRLYAESLSTQNEAYELAVKLLARQTGSEERAAAAYNAEFIAEYSRKKGENKKAAEMYLKAAEYYRSVKDSSGAAAALYGAAEAFAADGLKGDARETAALLKELYPKSIQAERVDRVTGDARN; this is encoded by the coding sequence ATGAAACGATTTATTACTATATTTTTATTTCTGATTACAGGATTCTGTTTTGCACAGAATGCAGATACCGATATTCAACTCTATAATGAAGTTTGTCAGAGTTTTGAAAATGGTTTTTATCCGGGCACAGTGAGTGCTGCAGAAAAACTGCAGAAAAGGTTTCCAGATTCAACTTTGATTCAGTCGGCTTTAATCTATAAAGGCGAATCTCTGGTTTATATGGAAAGTTTTGACGAGGCTGTTACTGCTTTAGAGTCAGCGCTCGTTCAAATGCATTCTGGTTCATCTGAAATAATTCACTGTAATTATCTTCTGGGGATTGCTTTTTACAATCAGAAAAAATATTCAGCTGCACTTGATAAACTTCATTTTGTCTGCAGCCTTTCTCTTAAGCAGAAAGATATGCGTTATTATGCGGACAGCATTCTTTATTCTGGCCGGGCTTTTTATGAACTGGAAAAACACAAGGATGCAATTCCGCTTTTTGAATATGTAGTTTCAAACGGAAACAGTTTTGATTCGGCTGAATATTCAGAAGTTCTTCAGAAACTTTTTATCTGTTATAACAAAACAGGAAATCCTTCAAAAACTGTAGCTTTATTTAAAAAGCTTTCAGAAAATGATTTTGAAAATGCTGTTTATATGAAACTCTTTTTTTATTATGGTGATGCCTGTGCAGCTTTAAAGAATAATAAGGATGCATATGAAGCATATAGCCGTGTACTTGCAGGTGGAGACGAAGCCGCTGCAATTGCAAATGACTTTTTGATTCGACTTGCAATTGATGAGTTTAAAGCTAAGAATTATGAGAAGACTGAAGAGTATCTTTCCAAAATAGAAATAAATGAAGAAAATGAAAATACAGATTTGAAATTATTTAAAAATCTGTATGAAGCAAAACTTCTTCTGGAAAAAGGAAATCCTGCTGAAGCAGAAAAAAAATTATCTGGTCTTGAATCAGCTGCAAAGAAATCTGTTGCAGATGGTGCTGCAGATGCTTACTATTCAACTCTTTTGCAATGTAAGCTGCAGAATGAAAAATGGGAAGAGATTCCTGGTGTTTATGGAAAAATAAAAAATCCTGCAGCATCAGACAAGTTTGCTGTTTCTTCATATTATTATAAGAAAGGTCAGTTTGAAAAAGTTGATTCTTCTTGTGGTGAACTTTATGCTTCTGCACTTTGTAAACTTGGGCGTTATTCAGAAGCTTGTTCAGAATATGCAAAACTAAATTCTGTGTCTTTTGATTATGCACTTGCGCTCTTTAGAACCGGTCGTTATGACCAGGCTGTAAAAATTGCAGATGCAGGTGCTGCTGGGGAAAAAGAATATCTTGCAGGACTGTGTTTTATAAATCTGAAAAAATGGAATAATGCGTCTGAGCGTTTTGCGGCGTATATCCGACAGAACTCTAACCGCACGGACTTTAAAAAGCTTTCTTTATATTACAAGGGATATGCGGAATATAATCAGGCTGAATTTAAAAATGCATATTCATCTTTTGTCCGTTATTGTTTGGAAACTCAGGACGAGCCGGGACCATATCTGCTGCGCGGTTATGAGTATGCTGTAAAGTCTGCGCTGCAGAGCGGAGATTTTAAGAATGCATCTGTTCAGGCTGCAAATCTCGTTCGTTATTCACAGGACGGAGAACAGAAACAGAAAGCTGTTGTTCTTAGTGCTGAGATTTTTGCAGATTATGGAAATTATGATGCAGCGATTCAGCTGCTCGCTCCATATACAAATGGCCGTGATGAGTTTGCTGCTCAGTCTCTTTTTATGACAGCAAAACTTTATGAACGTCAGGGAAAGATTTCTCAGGCAGATGAAGGGTTCCGCCGTATTTATGAAGGATTACCTCGCTCAAGTTATGCAGAAGAATCAATGTATCGGGTAGGCGAGGTTTATTATTCGGCAGGAGATTATTCTCAGGCTTATTCACGTTTTAATAAATATGTTTACAAATATGCTTCGGGTCGTTTCAGTGACGCTGCGATGTTCTATTGTGCAGACTGTGCGCTTCGACTTGGAGAAAACGACCGCTGCGTTATGTTAAATAAGACTTTACTGCAAAAGTGGCCGGCTAGTATCTATGCTTACGGTGCAAATAAAAATCTGCTGGAAGCATATTACAAGCAGGAGGAGTATTCTCAGGCACTGAGTGTTGCAAGAATTATGCTCCGCGATTTTGCACAGCAGGCTGCTGATGATGAAATTGGAAAGCGTGCCAAAGAACTCGAAAAAATCGTAAGCGGAACAGACCGCCGTGTTGCAGAAAAAGAAACTGAATTTAATAAACTTGGTGGTGCTGGAACTGCAGCAGGGCGTAACGCTGGTACTGAGCTTGTCCGTCTGTATGCAGAAAGTTTGTCTACACAGAATGAAGCTTATGAACTTGCAGTAAAACTTCTGGCACGACAGACTGGTTCAGAAGAGCGCGCAGCTGCTGCCTATAATGCAGAGTTCATTGCTGAGTACAGCCGCAAAAAAGGTGAAAATAAAAAGGCAGCAGAAATGTATCTTAAGGCTGCAGAATATTATAGAAGTGTAAAAGACAGTTCAGGGGCTGCAGCTGCACTTTATGGTGCGGCAGAAGCATTTGCAGCAGATGGTCTTAAGGGTGACGCTCGTGAGACAGCGGCATTACTGAAAGAACTTTATCCAAAGAGTATACAGGCAGAGCGTGTAGACCGTGTTACCGGTGATGCACGTAACTAA